The DNA region AAATTAAAAGAGCAATTTGATCAAACCAGCAATTCAACAATTGTTAGAACTGCGGGACGAGTAGTGGATAATATGAGGTTAAATACAGATGCTATCAAAAAGCAAAATATTACTTTGCCTTTAAGCAATAACAAGGATAATAAAAATTAATATTTTAAAAATAAAAAGTAATTTATGAGTATGATAAAAAAGTTAGTTGTAACTATCCTGTCATTGCTATTATTTAATATAACAATTGTAACCGCCAAAGAATCTTTAAACCAAGAGGTTACTAACAAACATAGACTGCAACAAAATATCCAAGATCAGGATTTAACTAACGATTCTGATCTCACTGCTGCAAAATCCTATTATGATAAAGGAATAGCTTTTAAAAGATTTAAAAAATATCAAGATGCCATAGAAAATTTTGACCTAGCCATTAAACATAAACATGATTATGCAGAAAGCTACTTGGAAAGAGGATGTTGTTTATTACACTTAGAAAAATATCAAAAAGCTATAGAGAATTTTGATCTCGCTATTAAATATCAACCTAATTATGTGGAAAGCTATTTAGAAAAAGGACATGCTTTATCAGAATTAGGAAAACAACATGCAGCTATAGAAAATTATAACATAGCTATAAAATACCAACCTGATTATTCAAATGCCTATCACAACAAGGGAGTAGCTTTTGAAAGGTTAGGGCAATATCAAGAAGCTATAGAAAATTATAATTTAGCAATTAAATACCAACCTAATGATGCACCGACATATTATAACAAGGGTATATCTTTAATAAAGTTAGGAAGATACCAAGAAGCTATAGAAAATTTTGACCTGGCTATACAATACAAACCTGAACTTACTGAAAGTTATCAAGAAAAAGGTCAAGTATTACAAAAACTTGGAAAATCTAAGGACGCTACAGAATTATTTAATAAAGCTAAATCGTTGTCAAAGTAAATTTTTTATCTACTAATAGATTAACCGCGCGTGTAGCCTTAAGAAAATGGCTAAAATCGCTATAATAACGCCATGTTCGACTTTTTTTTAAGATTGACAAAAGAATAGGATAGCCTAATAAGGTCATAGTTCAATTATCGAGAAAGAAGCTATGACCCTAGAAACGTTAATTCTGGATAAGAGAGTTATGAATATATAGATTAAAGTCAAGTTTTGTGGAAGGTTTAGTTTTTTTTAGAGAATAAGCAACTAGGGTAGAAAGAATATGAACAAAAGCATTAATAGGAGATCTATGTCTTGTATGTTCAAGATTCATTTTATTTTTTAAAAAATCAAAAACTGTTTCAATTAAGTTTCGTTTTCGAAGCAAGATTTTTTCCTTTAAATC from Candidatus Tisiphia endosymbiont of Beris chalybata includes:
- a CDS encoding tetratricopeptide repeat protein, with the translated sequence MIKKLVVTILSLLLFNITIVTAKESLNQEVTNKHRLQQNIQDQDLTNDSDLTAAKSYYDKGIAFKRFKKYQDAIENFDLAIKHKHDYAESYLERGCCLLHLEKYQKAIENFDLAIKYQPNYVESYLEKGHALSELGKQHAAIENYNIAIKYQPDYSNAYHNKGVAFERLGQYQEAIENYNLAIKYQPNDAPTYYNKGISLIKLGRYQEAIENFDLAIQYKPELTESYQEKGQVLQKLGKSKDATELFNKAKSLSK